The genomic interval AAATCAGTGCTACAAAGCTTTCACTGTAAGAACTTAAATGACATGAAGTCTCCAAAAGACCTGTTACCCTGGTACATAGAACATAAATGTCTTCTTCAGTTTAGCATCATCATCTTAACTGCATCCCTTTAACTGAGCCTTGAAAAATACACTTTGCATTTAGATATAGTCTTTACTCCCACTCAAATAATGCAGATATGAGTCAAGGAAAATACAGTATACTTGATTAAACTGACAGCAAATATCCCCTATAGGCCTATTTCATCATCCAGCTCATCTTCAAATGTGTAGCCTCGACCagttacctcctcctcctcctcctcctcctcttcctcctcctccgtatCAGTCTCTGAGTGGCAAACGTCGACCCTCCTCCTGTCCAGGGTGACTCCTTCATACTCTGAGCTATGTGATGAAGAGGGACTAGGTGGCAACTCTGCCTTATGATTGCTCAACTCATTTTCACCTGTGTGACTCTCGCCCCTTGTTGGACTAAGACACACCTGCTGATTTtcctcctggaggtcaaagCCTTGActctcttcctcttcagatGCCTGGCGAATTATCTCCTCTCGTTTGTCACTAAATCTCACTTTTGGTTTTAGCCCCTTTAACttgattccatttccatctGGGAGTCTGTTGTCTGGAACCTGGTTCCCATCCAGCCCAACCAAGTTCTTTCCATTAAGCTCATTCTGCATGCTCACAGACATTTCCACGCCGGctttttcttgcttttccaCTTGGGATTTATCTTTTTTGGTACTGAGCACATCATCGTCATTTGAGTCAAGACCCATTCCGTCCATGACCCCTAATACATCTCCCAGCATCGATGGACCCAGATCCAGGTCAAGGTCCAGATCCAGCGTTAATGATGACTCTGAGTCAGAGTGATGAAGGTCGATGCTCTGAGGGCTTCGTGGGGGGGGTTTATGAACAACACTGTGGTTGACGGCCACCATaggttcagcagcaggttggaTCGCCGGACTCCTCGGCTCTGGGCTGCATGGGCTGGATGGGCTGGATGGACTGGATGGACCAACATTGGACAGGAAGGAGGTGTCTCCAAAGGTGTCACCTCCCCTCCCAATGTGCATTGTGTGGCGAAAGTCACCCAGTGGGGCTGAGATCATGGTAGGGTCCAGACGGGCCCGTGCTGATTTGTGAAGTGGCATGACtgtgtggaaaaaaaggaaaaaggaaggaCAGGTTATCTTTTAGCACagataaaacagcagcaacaacataaCAATACATGCAAACGAGACAACACCTCTTCCTGGTAAAGGTTGCGGTtctggagccaatcccagctggtATTAATCAAGGGAATGGGAATATGGCCTGTGTCATACGTCCACTTCCAGGCTGGCATATAGACCCACACAGCTATTTACTCAAGACCGATAGGTAACTTAAGAGTCTCTGCACAGTGGGAGGAAGCCTCTGCACCCAGAGGGGCAGGGAGGGAGAACATGCAGCCCACAGAAAGGTGCCCAGCCACTGGGCAGAACCAGACACAGCTAGGAGACATCATTTGAAAACACACCGAGGAGTCCTAGGCCTTGCTGATAAGGAACGACGGCACGTTGTGCAATTTGTGGGAAACCATTGAGCATTTTGGCACTGGCGAGGCTATAAAAGCCATGCTGGGACTTGTACTTGAAGCACACTCGAGCAACTAGCGCATACTTTTCCCTAACTTTCTGAGTATGTGTACAAAACACGAGACTGTAGCTTTCTCCACGAGGTGAGTCTGACTTGGGCGTTTGTGCCAAATATATAGACAATTAGCAATAAATTAGAACTTTGACTGAAGTTCAACAATGCAACACCTTGAATTGTAACTATCACAGCGGGAGATCAGAAATACAACACCATAAATCAAATAATGACTTCCAGAGAAAGACACCCTCATAATTTCAACATGCAGACGTATATGAATGTATGAGACAAACTGTccttactgtgtgtgtcagctaaacctgaggggaggggagggggcttAAACTGCAGGCCTCGCCTCGACCCTCCATATTAATTCATTTGTTTATAATATTAGTAAATATGACGGTTATAACGTATAAACGAAGACGGCACCACTTACTGCAAGAAGAACGAGGAACTTGGGCTCAAGGTAAAAGTTACCCAATCACTTTACCTGAATGCGCGCAAAGCAAAGCGCTCAACAAGTGCGAAAAACTCACTTTAGAAGGTGTTATTGCGGCGTTTGCTTGGCTCCCTCCTCGGTGTCCAGCTTTTTCATCTGGCGTTTGACTTTCCCTTCCCTCTCGGCGTTTCCCTCGCTCTTTTCTCGCCGTCGTTGCTCCGTGCGtgaggtttcttttttttttttttttccaaagggATGGGCATCGGGCGAGGAAGTGACGCGCCTCTCATCGCAGAGGTCTGGATCAAAGCGCGGTCGACGTTACCAGACGCTGTCAAGCTGTAGCGCGGCCTTCTTTTTAATTGAGCCGCTTAATGACACAAATAATGAGCGCAAACGCAATTTTTTATCATGTTCCCCCACGGCACCTCCCTCTGTTTTTAGAACGTGAACTCAGACAAGGAAACAGCTGACCAAAAGTATTTAATTGGAAATGATTAGAGTTTACCACAATAGGAGCGACACAAGACACAACCCAAGTGCTGTGGCGTGACTGCTTCAAGTGTTTCCAATAGTTCAAACAGTTCTTGGTTTGATCAGCCGGCTTCTGCCCATAAATCTGATTTATGTGCATTTCTTCCATTATTTGAGCAACAACAGCTATCAGAAGGAACACTGGTGTTGAAATGTTGTTACAAGTTTAGAAAGCAAGTCTAATTTCACAATGAAAATAAAGTGTTGGCTCGTCGCTCACGGAATGCAGTCAGTGAACTCCATCTGCTTGTGTTGACGGCAGCATACCTTTGAAGGGTGTCATACTAGTGTATATTAACTCACATACAACAATTCATATTCCCAGTTAGTCAGAATATTCCCTTATGTAGATACAACATCCTGATTTTGAGTCAACAGCAGGAGATGATTAAAGACGCTCTTTATTGGTCCTTATTGTCTCGTTCTCCTATGAGTTAAGGAAACAGAGCATTACTAAACCCCGCATACTGGTGGTTGCAGGCGGTGATTCATTGTTTGCAAGATCCTTTCACAAATGCTCAACATATTTGTGCAATGATGTAACCATCAAAGCAACAAAGGCGGCAATAGCAAACACATGAATTCATTTACTGCGACAAATGGACTGGAAATTGAAGttaatacagtattttatttgAAACCTAAAATCTGAAATCGACTTGTGTCCATAAAAGCTTTATCTGGCCCCAGGAGGAATTTACCCTAAGACATTGTGCTCATTGCTGCAGAGCAATCGCACACATTCCTGAACTTCACAACAGTTGTTAATACTATTTGTACTCCAAAGAGACTAAGTCCTAACTTCCTAAAAATCCTGAGGACCATGTGTGGGAGAGACTCTCTGACAGGAAATTACTTCCTtctctgtaacacacacacacacacacacacacacacacacacacacacacacacacacacacacacacacacacacacacacatcctgcagcTGTATATGGAGGAAAGCAGAGGGAAAATGTGTGTAGGCTTCTACAACCACTGATCTTAACTTAAATTTGAGCTTTAATAGAAgaaacaatacatttaaaaaatgttgagCTGAGCTGGTGAAATACATCATAAATAGTGATGTAGTAATAGTAGAAAATACtgaaactactactactactactactactactactactactactactactactaataataataataataataataataataataataataataataataataataataataaacaagttTTTTGCCCTTTACTATTTTTTAACTATGACAATATTTTTGCCATGCTTTGCTCTCAATGCATTCGGGCCCGATGCCTATGATTGACATGATGAAACCGGAATACATTTCTGACTATAACTAATGCTCGGCATTTGATTGGCCAAGCTTTGAGTGGGCGGGGCTATGCCTGCGAGACCCAACAACGGGGCACAAGTAATCGCAAACGGCAAAACGTCATTTCAGTTACTTCACTGCCATTTTGTATCGCTACAGTCTGGTCAGACGAAGTTGGTCGtgaaggaagaaggaagcatCAAATGCGGTTTTCGTGCTATACGTTAGCTGAATTTTCATTTTAAGTGTGGTCTAGTTTGACTTTTGGGATAGATAACGTCCTTAGTGGTCGATTTAGCGTTTTTCTTGTAAACACACAGTTGACCTCCGTGTTGGACTTCATCTTGTTTACATTAGCTTTCCTGTAGCAGCGCCGCTAGCAGACGCTAACGACCTTACTACAGCTAGCTTAGCTAGCCTACACCAACTGCCCTGGCGTTAGCTTAGCCACCTAACGCAAGCATCAATCTGTGCCGAAATGGCGGCCAACGCGACACAGGCAAATCCTACATCTAACTGGTAGGTCGCAACTCCTGCTTATAAAAATGCACACATTGCGATATGATAGTAGGTACTACTTGTATATATGAGCGCTATAGCATATATCAGTATATATGAGAAAGCTATAGCTATCATTTCACTAATGTTAGCTCAGGATGTTGACAAGTGTTAGCACAGCTCAGCTAAACACAGGCCCAGGCAATTTTTTTAGCATTAACTTTTCAATGTTATCCAATTCAAATGCGTTATTGACGATAGTTCACATACACCAGATAAATAATTTGTGATTGAATGTAAGTGATTTAGCTGATCTAAAGGGCGTCTACCAACTAAAAAAGGAATAAAGCCAATGTGGTGTTAGCTACTTATATTGTTACGTGTGAAATTGGTTGGTGTTGGGGTAAATTTGACTAGTGTCATGCTAAATTGACATTATGTCTCTAAATATCGATACTTCACTAATTAACTTCTTTTGTTCAGGTCCTatggttctgctggagatgGACAGGTTCACGAAAACCCAGAATGGGAGAAAGCGAGGCAAGCTCTGGCGTCCATAAGCAAGAGTCAGAGCTCTGCCAAGACCACTCAAGCCAGTCGAACCATAGCAGAGGTTTGCCtttatatatttgttataaTGGGCAATGACATTCAAATTGAGTTAGCTACAACATAgaatataaaaaattaaaatacataGAACATTTAGAATGAAAGGTCAGGGGTCTAGTGGACAGAATTAGTTGCATACCTAGATATTTATGCTGGCGAAACTTGAACTAGGCTTTGGGTAGGAGGCAGATTGTAATATATTGTAATGAgtttaacatgtttttaataTATTGGATCTGCTTTTAAAACACCGTAATGCTGGTTCAGTCCTGCTGcatttcctgttcctgctctCAGTTCTGATTCTGTGTGATTTCAGGCTGGTCAGTTCCAGCCAGTCGCGACAGACTCTTCTGCtcttcagcagcaacagcagtacTATCCATGGTACCAGCAAACTCAGCAACACTATCCTGGATACTCATACCCCTATAACTATTATTATCATATGGCTCCAGTAAGTACAACCATTGATTTTGGTGTCAATACCTTAGTGGAATAACTATTAATATAATACAGGGAGTTGGTTGCATTGACAATTTTGCTCCAGACGGCACAGTGGTTAGAGCATCACGCTCCTGTCGCTCAGGTCACAGTTTCAATCGTCATAAAAGGCATCCGGTACAAAAACTTGCGAAATCAAGCATGcaaatcatttgctgtggcAACCCTTGATGAGATAAGCCGAAAGGAGTTACCTAGTTGCATTGacaattttattacattaaatgTTCTCACTGGTTTTAAATCGGAAACAGGGTCCTTAATTAAACATGCTAGTCTGGTTGTGagtgactttttctttttctagttTGGAGCCACCTACCCTCCAAATCAGTATGGTGTACCCCAAGCACCCTATCCAGGAACACCAACTTCTAATGGACAGGTACCAACCTATTGCCTGTTGAGCTTTTATTTtatggtgatttttttttcatgtgtctaatgtgttctttatttattttcatagcCTCCTCCAGTACCTGGAATGGAAGACCAGTCTCCCACCTACCCTTCTCAGCCCCAGCCCCCACCTCCTGCTACACCTCAGCCACCCCACAGCCCAACCACCTCAGagaacccccctcctcccccacccccacccattCCTCCCTCACCCAATTCCCAGTAtccccctcctccatcaccaAATGCCTACAGTACCAGCAACTCCATGCCCTATCCACCAGGTGACCCCAACCAAATGCAGGTCTATAATCATTCCCAGGGCTATAGCCATGGCTTCCAGGGCCAAAACAGTTATCAGCCCCCTCAGAGTAATTCCCAGCAGCAGCCGGGCCAGTATTTACCAGGGATAGGCAGAGGTGAGgccaacaaaaccaaaaaccaaGGACAACAACTGTGGCACCGCATGAAACGTAAGGTTTATTCTCTTATGAGGTAGCTAATATACTTGTTTCAGACATATGTTCTTTATTAATCCCTTTAAATATGCTGTAAGCGATGTATTGTTTTCCTCACAGAGGCACCTgggacagctgctgtaaagtttAATATTCCCAAAAGATCTTATCAAGTTCAGTGTTCTCCAGCCTCCAATCAGACCTTTCCTCCGGGCGAGCAGCCTTCGGGACTAAATCCAACTCCTTCATCCCCAGCTACTGCCAGTGCTGCACCTGGAAGTGGTCAGACACGGTAAAAATAGATTCTGTCTCCACACATTTTGTCCTGTTAAATTGTAAATCAACTGTTGACTTACGTTT from Betta splendens chromosome 16, fBetSpl5.4, whole genome shotgun sequence carries:
- the cdc42ep5 gene encoding cdc42 effector protein 5, which produces MPLHKSARARLDPTMISAPLGDFRHTMHIGRGGDTFGDTSFLSNVGPSSPSSPSSPCSPEPRSPAIQPAAEPMVAVNHSVVHKPPPRSPQSIDLHHSDSESSLTLDLDLDLDLGPSMLGDVLGVMDGMGLDSNDDDVLSTKKDKSQVEKQEKAGVEMSVSMQNELNGKNLVGLDGNQVPDNRLPDGNGIKLKGLKPKVRFSDKREEIIRQASEEEESQGFDLQEENQQVCLSPTRGESHTGENELSNHKAELPPSPSSSHSSEYEGVTLDRRRVDVCHSETDTEEEEEEEEEEEEVTGRGYTFEDELDDEIGL